In Longibacter salinarum, a single window of DNA contains:
- a CDS encoding efflux RND transporter permease subunit, translating into MALYDTSIRRPVATAMTFLVVIVIGVVSFRYLPVDLLPEIEYPRLTVYTNYGNVGPEEMEKIITDPVANAVSGVPNVEQITSRSEEGASRVSLEFAQGTDLDAAANDVRASLDRIRDDLPVEAEPPGIWKFDPNSQEIVSIAVESSRDLESLTRLLDRDVSRRFEQIPGVGTINVRGGIYREIRINLERDRLAAYKLSAAEVRNAISQSNVALPGGNVKEGLGDLYVRTQGEYESLDEIRQTVIASREGMPIRVQDVAEVVDGFEDLDRIVELGGIPVLRMEIQKQSGANTVSVAQEIREEVDRVNATRSDINLTVVSDQSEFIRKSINNVQNSAIWGSLLAILVLYLFLRNGSTTFIIALSIPISIIATFALLYFNDLTLNQMTFGGLALGVGLIVDNAIVVLENIIRRREEEGLSLKEAASVGTREVAGAIIASTLTTSVIFLPLVFARTTTAALFQSLALVVVFALVCSLVVALTLVPMMASRFLTVDPGDTVASSRSADAPSTEEADADDEKSASSASKKSWFQRAFIKLENKYSDLIRTALQRRAVVFGITGVLLVGAVALWPLISVELAPQTEANQIDVDLEMAEGTNIAVVMEYLDQLEKRVEPVLPREEMQHFVKQVRPWGAEVEIQLKPAGERSTNSYELASRIREAVEGQVPGADVQVQAQSGLWILRRIFSSGGGSEALQVELRGYDLEQARQIGERIKGRLETIEGVANARTGRREGRPEQNIRFLRDKISALGLTTQQVAQAIQTNVGGSRAAVFREGGDQFPITVRLRPEDRLSVQDLDNVSIQTPTGQTIPVSSLIDTQRGRGPTEIRRINGQRVTYISATLEAGAVLGEVVERARGNLAQMDMPDGFSIQFGGEYREQQKARTDFQIAIIMALILIYMVMAGQFERFLDPLVVMFSVPLVLIGVLPTLVLTNTTVNIQSVMGLVMLIGIVVNNAIVLVDYINLMRRDRGLPLTEAVAEAGRLRLRPILMTTLTTVLGLVPLALGIGSGAEIQAALARVVIGGLTASTLVTLVLIPVAYVAADRAAERVRAKLPNWIWLPAGTERVQPGQA; encoded by the coding sequence ATGGCGCTCTACGATACATCCATCCGCCGTCCCGTCGCGACTGCGATGACCTTCCTCGTTGTCATCGTGATCGGCGTCGTCAGCTTCCGCTACCTTCCGGTCGACCTCCTGCCGGAAATCGAATATCCTCGCCTCACGGTCTACACCAACTACGGCAATGTAGGCCCGGAGGAAATGGAGAAGATCATCACCGACCCGGTGGCGAATGCCGTCTCCGGCGTTCCGAACGTCGAACAAATCACGTCCCGGTCGGAGGAGGGCGCATCCCGTGTGAGCCTAGAGTTCGCGCAGGGAACGGACCTCGATGCGGCAGCCAACGACGTCCGCGCCTCTCTGGACCGCATCCGAGACGACCTTCCGGTCGAGGCCGAACCGCCGGGTATCTGGAAGTTCGACCCGAACAGCCAGGAGATCGTGTCGATCGCCGTGGAATCGAGCCGAGACCTGGAGTCGCTCACCCGTCTTCTCGATCGCGACGTCAGCCGTCGGTTTGAGCAGATTCCGGGCGTCGGGACGATCAACGTGCGCGGTGGCATCTACCGGGAGATCCGTATTAACCTGGAACGGGATCGCCTCGCTGCCTACAAGCTCTCCGCGGCCGAGGTACGGAACGCGATCAGCCAGTCGAACGTGGCGCTCCCCGGTGGAAACGTCAAGGAGGGTCTGGGCGATCTGTACGTCCGCACGCAGGGAGAATACGAGAGCCTCGATGAAATCCGGCAGACGGTTATCGCAAGTCGGGAGGGCATGCCGATCCGCGTGCAGGACGTGGCCGAGGTTGTCGATGGCTTCGAAGACCTGGACCGCATCGTAGAACTCGGTGGAATCCCCGTGCTCCGCATGGAGATTCAGAAGCAAAGCGGAGCCAACACCGTGTCGGTTGCCCAGGAGATCCGAGAGGAAGTCGACCGCGTCAACGCAACGCGGTCTGACATCAATCTGACGGTCGTGAGTGACCAGAGCGAGTTCATCCGCAAGTCGATCAATAACGTTCAGAACTCGGCGATCTGGGGCTCGCTCCTCGCCATTCTCGTTCTCTACCTGTTCCTGCGAAACGGATCGACGACGTTTATCATCGCGCTGTCGATTCCCATTTCGATCATAGCGACGTTCGCGCTGCTTTACTTCAATGATCTGACGCTCAATCAGATGACGTTCGGTGGGCTCGCGCTCGGGGTGGGGCTCATCGTCGACAACGCGATTGTCGTCTTAGAGAACATCATTCGAAGGCGGGAAGAGGAAGGACTTTCCCTGAAGGAAGCGGCGTCGGTCGGCACACGTGAGGTGGCAGGAGCAATTATCGCCTCGACTCTCACGACGTCGGTCATCTTCCTCCCTCTCGTTTTCGCCCGCACCACGACGGCAGCACTCTTCCAGTCGCTCGCGCTCGTCGTCGTGTTTGCGCTGGTTTGCTCCCTCGTCGTCGCCCTCACGCTCGTCCCGATGATGGCCAGCCGGTTCCTCACCGTGGACCCGGGCGACACGGTTGCGTCGTCGCGATCTGCGGATGCTCCGTCGACAGAAGAAGCAGACGCAGATGATGAAAAGTCCGCGTCCAGCGCATCCAAGAAGTCGTGGTTCCAGCGTGCGTTCATCAAGCTGGAAAACAAGTACTCCGACCTCATTCGCACCGCGCTTCAGCGTCGCGCCGTCGTCTTCGGCATCACGGGCGTTCTACTCGTCGGTGCAGTCGCTCTGTGGCCTCTGATTTCCGTTGAACTTGCGCCGCAGACCGAGGCCAACCAGATCGATGTCGACCTTGAGATGGCGGAGGGAACCAATATCGCTGTCGTAATGGAATATTTGGACCAGCTGGAGAAGCGTGTCGAGCCGGTGCTGCCGCGCGAGGAGATGCAGCACTTTGTGAAGCAGGTGCGTCCATGGGGCGCAGAGGTCGAGATTCAGCTAAAACCAGCCGGTGAGCGGTCGACAAACAGCTACGAGCTCGCATCGCGTATTCGGGAGGCCGTGGAAGGACAGGTCCCGGGAGCAGATGTCCAGGTGCAGGCGCAATCCGGCCTCTGGATTCTCCGACGCATTTTCAGTTCGGGGGGCGGTAGTGAGGCTCTGCAGGTGGAGCTGAGGGGCTACGACCTCGAGCAGGCACGTCAGATTGGCGAGCGCATCAAAGGTCGACTCGAAACGATCGAAGGCGTTGCGAACGCACGCACCGGCCGACGTGAGGGGCGGCCCGAGCAAAACATCCGGTTCCTCCGCGACAAGATTTCCGCACTCGGCCTGACGACGCAGCAGGTTGCACAGGCCATCCAGACGAACGTTGGAGGAAGCCGCGCGGCGGTCTTCCGTGAGGGCGGCGATCAGTTCCCTATCACGGTGCGCCTGCGCCCTGAGGACCGTCTCTCCGTCCAGGATCTCGACAATGTGTCGATCCAGACGCCGACCGGACAAACGATCCCCGTTTCCTCCCTCATCGACACGCAGCGGGGTCGTGGCCCGACCGAAATTCGCCGAATCAACGGGCAGCGCGTGACCTACATTTCCGCGACACTCGAAGCCGGAGCGGTTCTCGGCGAAGTGGTGGAGCGAGCCCGCGGCAACCTCGCCCAGATGGATATGCCCGACGGGTTTTCCATCCAGTTTGGTGGCGAGTATCGCGAGCAACAGAAAGCGCGAACGGACTTTCAGATTGCCATCATCATGGCACTGATTCTGATCTACATGGTCATGGCCGGGCAGTTTGAACGCTTCCTCGACCCGCTCGTCGTCATGTTCAGCGTTCCGCTCGTTCTAATCGGTGTGCTTCCGACGCTCGTCCTAACCAATACGACGGTGAACATCCAGAGCGTGATGGGTCTCGTGATGTTGATCGGCATCGTGGTGAACAACGCCATCGTGCTGGTCGACTACATCAACCTGATGCGTCGCGATCGCGGTCTTCCGCTCACCGAGGCCGTCGCGGAGGCCGGACGTCTTCGCCTCCGCCCCATTCTCATGACCACGCTGACGACGGTGCTGGGCCTCGTACCGCTCGCTCTTGGCATCGGATCAGGTGCAGAAATTCAGGCGGCCCTCGCCCGTGTCGTGATCGGTGGTCTGACGGCATCGACACTCGTGACGCTCGTTCTGATTCCCGTCGCCTACGTCGCGGCCGATCGAGCCGCCGAGCGGGTCCGGGCAAAGCTGCCCAACTGGATCTGGCTCCCAGCCGGGACCGAGCGGGTGCAGCCGGGTCAGGCGTAA